A window from Theobroma cacao cultivar B97-61/B2 chromosome 3, Criollo_cocoa_genome_V2, whole genome shotgun sequence encodes these proteins:
- the LOC18605672 gene encoding probable membrane-associated kinase regulator 6 has translation METSQPLSIESFSYSWLVNLKPSLESLDSSLRASLDACDEASFIEMDPRMPPSRRFFRNSQDFKFDFPISQTPLTLVHADELFSNGYVMPFFVNPLKMEAYEVSNSTSTLPTSSHAPNLVVPACKTSHPSLRRCRRLSKRIFLKYLDFLRPLYRRIRGRKSSGRAESVDARVQVMKKWVYSAETSPRVSVAYSADEWRKSCDSESSIYEAVLHCKRSIGK, from the exons ATGGAAACTTCCCAGCCCCTCTCCATTGAAAGCTTTTCTTATAGTTGGTTAGTAAACCTAAAGCCTTCTTTAGAAAGTCTTGACAGCTCCCTGAGGGCCTCACTTGATGCATGTGATGAAGCTTCCTTCATTGAGATGGACCCGAGAATGCCACCCTCCAGGAGATTCTTCAGAAATTCTCAAGATTTTAAGTTTGACTTTCCCATCTCACAAACTCCTCTCACCCTTGTTCATGCAGATGAGCTGTTTTCCAATGGTTATGTCATGCCTTTCTTTGTTAACCCTTTGAAGATGGAGGCATATGAAGTCTCTAATTCAACTTCAACCCTGCCTACCTCTTCACATGCACCAAACCTTGTGGTTCCGGCTTGTAAAACAAGCCATCCTTCTTTAAGAAGGTGTCGAAGATTGTCCAAGcgaatatttttgaaatacttGGATTTTCTCAGGCCATTATACAGAAGAATTCGAGGACGCAAGTCAAGTGGTAGAGCTGAAAGTGTTGATGCAAGAGTTCAGGTAATGAAGAAGTGGGTATATTCGGCAGAAACATCTCCTCGAGTAAGTGTTGCCTACTCCGCTGATGAGTGGAGAAAGTCTTGTGATTCTGAAAGCTCAATTTATGAGGCAGTTCTGCATTGCAAAAGATCAATCG GAAAATGA
- the LOC18605671 gene encoding S-type anion channel SLAH2, with product MDRGEHLVSVELQESPEPVPSLLKVISSNEVAGFDSIIQESETSFSNPFNISQPTGHQRKLSISISMPSSPTAVSSAGTKSVFFLDDNAKDFRDGVPDSSQSSETLGNREPKRVKFLSQPMPKGSVFGEAANIRNINHHPSIKKLKDKRFDSFKTWSGRLERQLSNLRGKPRGSESEEDSVRRNPENEALPVDRYFDALEGPELETLRASEEIVLPDDKTWPFLLRYPISSFGICLGVSSQAVMWKTLATANSTKFLHISLIVNLILWWISVALVVIVSSIYLLKVILYFEAVRREYYHPIRVNFFFAPWITLLFLALGVPPSVASSLPVALWYVLMTPIFCLELKIYGQWMSGGQRRLSKVANPSNHLSIVGNFVGAQLGASMGLKEGPIFFFAVGLAHYTVLFVTLYQRLPTNETLPKELHPVFFLFVAAPSVASMAWATIQGSFDYGSRIACFIALFLYFSLAVRVNFFRGFKFSLAWWAYTFPMTGAAVATMRYSSAVTNIVTQTLSIILSVVATLTVTALLITTILHAFVLRDLFPNDIAIAIAISDRKPKPHKKWFNVRQGSSDHSKDIETFLKFANADSKDIEAALKIPTAEAK from the exons ATGGATCGCGGTGAGCATCTGGTTTCTGTAGAGTTGCAGGAATCTCCCGAACCAGTTCCCTCACTCCTTAAAGTTATATCATCAAATGAAGTGGCTGGCTTCGATAGCATCATA CAGGAAAGTGAAACATCTTTCTCAAACCCATTCAATATTTCTCAACCCACCGGTCATCAGAGGAAGCTTTCTATTTCCATCAGCATGCCCTCTTCTCCTACTGCAGTTAGCTCAGCAGGCACCAAAAGTGTCTTTTTTCTTGATGACAATGCAAAAGATTTCAGAGATGGAGTTCCGGATTCTTCTCAGTCATCAGAGACTCTTGGTAACAGAGAGCCCAAACGAGTCAAATTTCTctctcagccaatgccaaaaGGATCAGTCTTCGGGGAGGCAGCTAACATTAGAAACATCAATCACCATCCTAGTATTAAAAAGCTGAAGGACAAGAGATTTGATTCTTTCAAAACATGGTCCGGAAGACTTGAAAGGCAGCTATCAAATTTACGTGGAAAGCCGCGGGGAAGTGAATCAGAAGAAGACTCTGTGAGAAGGAATCCAGAGAATGAAGCATTACCCGTGGACCGATACTTTGATGCACTGGAAGGACCAGAGTTGGAAACCCTGAGG GCTTCGGAGGAGATTGTGCTTCCAGATGACAAGACTTGGCCTTTCCTTCTTCGCTATCCCATCTCTTCATTTGGTATCTGTCTCGGGGTGAGCAGCCAAGCCGTTATGTGGAAAACCTTGGCCACTGCTAACTCTACAAAATTTCTTCACATAAGCCTGATAGTAAATCTCATCCTCTGGTGGATTTCTGTTGCTCTAGTAGTCATTGTTTCTTCCATCTACCTTCTGAAAGTCATTCTCTACTTTGAAGCAGTTCGTCGTGAGTATTACCATCCAATCCGTGTCAACTTCTTCTTTGCCCCTTGGATAACTCTTCTGTTCTTAGCTCTAGGAGTGCCACCTTCAGTTGCCTCAAGCCTGCCTGTAGCTCTGTGGTACGTTCTTATGACTCCAATCTTCTGTCTGGAGCTTAAAATCTACGGACAGTGGATGTCAGGTGGTCAACGAAGGCTTTCAAAGGTGGCTAATCCTTCAAACCATCTCTCAATCGTTGGGAACTTTGTGGGGGCACAATTGGGTGCATCAATGGGACTTAAAGAAGGGCCTATCTTCTTCTTTGCTGTTGGGTTGGCTCACTATACAGTCCTTTTTGTAACTCTTTACCAGAGACTTCCAACAAATGAAACACTCCCAAAAGAGCTCCATCCTGTATTCTTTCTGTTTGTTGCAGCACCAAGTGTTGCTTCAATGGCATGGGCCACGATCCAAGGCTCCTTTGATTATGGATCACGCATTGCTTGCTTCATTGCCTTGTTCCTTTATTTCTCACTG GCAGTTCGAGTTAACTTTTTCCGAGGATTCAA GTTCTCATTGGCTTGGTGGGCATATACTTTCCCAATGACTGGTGCTGCCGTTGCTACCATGAGATATTCAAGTGCAGTGACGAATATAGTAACTCAAACTCTTTCTATCATACTCTCTGTTGTTGCTACACTCACAGTAACAGCTCTGCTCATAACGACTATATTGCATGCTTTTGTCCTACGAGACCTCTTCCCTAATGACATTGCCATTGCCATTGCCATTAGCGACAGAAAACCAAAACCTCATAAGAAGTGGTTCAATGTAAGACAAGGAAGCTCAGATCATAGTAAAGACATTGAAACTTTCTTGAAATTTGCAAATGCTGACAGCAAAGATATAGAAGCTGCCTTAAAGATTCCTACTGCAGAAGCTAAATGA